One window from the genome of uncultured Tateyamaria sp. encodes:
- the gspD gene encoding type II secretion system secretin GspD: MFRQLAILLLVTALGHPVYAQDVDPTYTINLRQTDITILTEQIADITRRTLIVHPELRGDITVVSAEPLDKEGAWELFQSILRARGFHAIQSGMIWQIVPLEAARAAAQVELGDSTAGSQDFVTRLVPLDNLPAGEAVRVLRPLVAASASIEALENPNAVLITDAAEGAARIQQLARTLDRDQARTSRVLQFRNTQAAIVGAAIADVLGPNPTGARLSVDPGSNTLIIRGTVDELDEVEMLASAMDVPPVSNPQAALSTRVFPLRYGQAEQLAGILTTALTGAGAAATNAVAGDLQQNGLAAAAPVPDTLDVTVAADEAQNAIVARGTEAQLNEVAALLQQLDRKRAQVLIEAAIVEVSGETAQRLSAQLGLGELAPPGGLAATSFSNGGAALGTLLAALGTPNAALATAGGSATIGSGNFGILLQALNQSTNANLLSTPSLMVLDNQPASIVVGQNVPFRTGTFATDGNTVQPFTTIERRDVGLTMNVLPRINDGDTVRLDISQEVSSLVNANVEGAADLITNRRSIETSVLAQSGSTIVLGGLISRDDLKSLQKVPGAGDVPILGNLFKSRSRSSTRRTLFVFLTPTVLRSEQSLAQTYDNRLKALATARSETSTDSGRKQVRRANKPVRLELGGVY, translated from the coding sequence ATGTTTCGACAGCTTGCTATCCTGTTACTTGTCACCGCCCTTGGGCATCCTGTGTACGCGCAAGACGTTGACCCCACCTACACAATCAATCTTCGACAAACCGACATCACGATCCTGACGGAGCAGATTGCCGACATCACCAGGCGCACGTTGATTGTGCACCCTGAACTGCGCGGTGACATTACCGTCGTTTCGGCCGAGCCGTTGGACAAAGAGGGTGCTTGGGAGCTGTTCCAGTCGATCCTGCGCGCCCGTGGGTTTCATGCGATCCAAAGTGGGATGATCTGGCAAATCGTACCGCTTGAGGCTGCGCGCGCCGCGGCCCAGGTTGAGCTTGGGGACAGTACGGCCGGCAGCCAGGATTTTGTGACGCGGCTTGTCCCGCTCGACAACCTGCCTGCTGGCGAGGCGGTGCGCGTGCTGCGGCCGCTGGTTGCCGCATCGGCATCCATCGAGGCCTTGGAGAATCCGAACGCGGTGCTGATCACGGACGCGGCCGAAGGGGCTGCGCGTATCCAGCAACTTGCGCGCACGCTGGATCGCGATCAGGCGCGCACATCGCGTGTCTTGCAGTTTCGCAATACCCAGGCGGCGATCGTAGGCGCCGCCATCGCTGACGTGCTGGGGCCCAACCCGACCGGCGCGCGGTTGTCCGTTGATCCCGGGTCGAACACGTTGATCATTCGCGGCACGGTGGACGAACTGGATGAGGTGGAAATGCTTGCCTCCGCAATGGATGTGCCACCGGTCTCGAACCCGCAAGCGGCATTGAGCACGCGGGTCTTTCCCCTGCGCTACGGACAGGCAGAGCAACTGGCGGGAATTCTGACCACTGCACTGACAGGTGCTGGGGCCGCTGCCACGAACGCCGTCGCCGGAGACTTGCAACAGAATGGGCTGGCGGCGGCGGCACCTGTGCCAGATACACTGGACGTCACGGTCGCGGCGGATGAGGCCCAGAATGCCATCGTTGCGCGCGGGACCGAGGCGCAGCTGAACGAGGTCGCAGCATTGCTGCAGCAACTGGACCGAAAGCGGGCCCAGGTGCTGATCGAGGCGGCGATCGTCGAAGTGTCGGGCGAAACGGCGCAACGGTTGAGCGCGCAGCTTGGCCTGGGCGAACTGGCACCACCAGGCGGGCTGGCAGCGACGTCGTTCAGCAACGGCGGAGCAGCGCTTGGAACTTTGCTCGCGGCGCTGGGGACGCCCAACGCCGCGTTGGCCACCGCCGGGGGCAGTGCCACGATTGGAAGCGGAAATTTCGGTATTTTGTTGCAGGCATTGAATCAGTCGACAAATGCCAACCTTTTGTCGACCCCGTCGCTCATGGTGCTGGACAACCAACCTGCTTCGATTGTCGTGGGCCAGAATGTGCCCTTCCGCACAGGCACATTCGCCACTGACGGTAACACCGTGCAGCCATTTACCACCATCGAACGGCGCGACGTGGGGCTGACCATGAACGTCTTGCCGCGCATCAATGATGGCGACACGGTTCGGCTGGATATCAGTCAAGAGGTGTCGTCGCTGGTCAATGCCAATGTCGAGGGCGCAGCCGATCTGATCACCAACCGCAGGTCGATTGAAACAAGTGTTTTGGCACAAAGCGGTTCGACCATCGTCTTAGGAGGGTTGATCAGCCGAGACGATCTTAAGAGCCTCCAGAAAGTGCCGGGCGCGGGTGATGTTCCGATCCTTGGCAACCTGTTCAAATCGCGCAGCCGCAGCAGCACGCGTCGCACGCTGTTCGTGTTTCTGACGCCGACAGTGCTGCGATCCGAGCAAAGTCTGGCGCAGACCTATGATAACCGGTTGAAAGCCCTTGCAACGGCCCGTTCGGAAACAAGTACGGACAGCGGACGGAAGCAAGTAAGGCGCGCAAACAAACCAGTGCGTCTGGAATTGGGCGGGGTCTATTGA
- a CDS encoding sigma-70 family RNA polymerase sigma factor: MADRRAFDRLYSMTSGKLFAVAMRMMKNRAEAEDVLQDAYMRIWQRAGSFRPGEGRSMSWLITITRNLAIDRMRVRAAPVASIEMAQDVPDDKPTPETALAQSENRARIDACLEQLEAHRAEAVRAAYIEGWSYQELADRFDTPLNTVRTWLRRSLLRLRACMEQASE, from the coding sequence ATGGCTGACCGTCGGGCCTTCGACCGCCTGTATTCGATGACGTCGGGCAAGCTTTTTGCTGTCGCCATGCGCATGATGAAGAACCGGGCAGAGGCAGAAGACGTTCTGCAAGATGCATATATGCGTATCTGGCAGCGCGCAGGCAGCTTCCGGCCCGGTGAAGGGCGGTCCATGTCTTGGCTGATCACGATCACCCGCAACCTTGCCATAGACCGCATGCGCGTGCGAGCGGCGCCCGTTGCGTCGATAGAAATGGCGCAGGACGTACCAGATGATAAGCCCACGCCCGAAACTGCGTTGGCCCAGAGCGAAAACCGCGCAAGGATTGATGCCTGCCTTGAACAGCTTGAGGCGCATCGGGCCGAAGCTGTACGTGCGGCCTATATTGAAGGATGGTCCTACCAGGAACTGGCTGACCGGTTTGATACCCCCCTTAACACCGTCCGGACTTGGTTGCGGCGCAGCCTCCTGCGGCTCCGCGCGTGTATGGAGCAGGCATCGGAATGA
- a CDS encoding anti-sigma factor, producing the protein MTRTPTYDENEVLAAEYVVGLLSTDERRAVETRARTDQALTAQIRAWEVYLSGLNEEYGFAQPSGQVKKAIDQRLFETPRPRQHWWARAGLVATVLALALIIGSISLDTRDATRMIAQLDSGESAYRFVVEVGEATETIDVSLTAGDPAADGVFELWLLLEGGAPQSLGTFAQSARLQSSAAWQVQEGMVLAVSLEPVGGSPTGTPTGPVLAVGALNDE; encoded by the coding sequence ATGACACGCACACCGACATACGACGAAAACGAGGTTTTGGCGGCTGAGTACGTGGTGGGCCTTTTGTCCACGGACGAACGTCGCGCTGTTGAGACACGCGCGCGCACGGATCAAGCACTGACCGCACAGATACGCGCTTGGGAGGTCTATTTATCCGGGTTGAATGAGGAGTACGGTTTCGCGCAACCCTCAGGACAAGTAAAAAAAGCGATAGACCAGAGGCTGTTCGAGACGCCACGCCCACGCCAACACTGGTGGGCCCGGGCTGGGCTGGTTGCAACGGTCCTGGCTCTTGCGCTGATCATCGGTTCGATATCCCTAGATACACGCGACGCGACCCGGATGATCGCACAGTTGGACAGTGGAGAAAGTGCCTACCGCTTTGTGGTCGAGGTTGGTGAGGCTACCGAGACAATCGATGTTTCCCTTACTGCCGGCGATCCGGCGGCGGATGGAGTCTTCGAACTTTGGCTGCTCTTGGAAGGTGGTGCACCGCAATCGCTTGGAACATTTGCCCAATCGGCACGCCTGCAATCGAGCGCCGCTTGGCAAGTGCAAGAAGGTATGGTTCTAGCCGTGAGCCTGGAACCAGTCGGCGGGTCACCGACGGGAACCCCAACCGGACCTGTCCTTGCTGTGGGGGCATTAAACGATGAGTAG
- a CDS encoding DUF4198 domain-containing protein: protein MSRLACLVMGSLVLTGKLYAHEFWIEPSVLMPALDEKLNVQVRVGEHFEGELFPFQPRAYEAAYWIGPETVLPLHTQPLAQRDLSLSAQGDGLHILAIASFGRTLTYTSLSEFEAFAAEVGASAVLAGVQLQAEQDGTLQETYRRFSKMLVHFGSKSGADKRLGLEYEWVQSDKGIALFSPQGRVPHHPVDLFCRQSNGQVRQHRLYTDSTGQVLPDVAMAERCMINAVFLTPSKTSKRWSSDWVSMFWVN from the coding sequence ATGAGTAGGTTGGCCTGCCTTGTCATGGGAAGTCTGGTGCTGACGGGTAAGTTGTATGCTCACGAATTCTGGATCGAACCGTCAGTCCTTATGCCTGCGCTCGACGAAAAACTGAATGTACAGGTCCGTGTTGGAGAACATTTCGAAGGCGAGCTCTTTCCGTTCCAGCCGCGCGCGTATGAAGCAGCCTATTGGATTGGCCCAGAAACGGTCCTGCCGTTGCACACACAACCGCTGGCGCAAAGGGACCTATCCTTATCTGCGCAAGGCGACGGGCTGCACATATTGGCAATTGCTTCTTTTGGACGCACACTAACCTACACAAGCCTCTCCGAATTTGAAGCTTTTGCGGCAGAGGTTGGAGCAAGTGCAGTTCTGGCCGGCGTGCAGCTGCAGGCCGAACAAGACGGCACCTTGCAGGAGACCTATCGTCGTTTTTCGAAGATGCTGGTGCATTTTGGGTCCAAGTCCGGCGCTGATAAGCGGCTGGGGCTGGAGTATGAATGGGTGCAGTCTGATAAAGGTATCGCACTTTTTTCGCCACAAGGTCGCGTACCGCACCATCCCGTCGATCTGTTTTGCCGTCAGTCAAACGGACAGGTTCGTCAGCACAGATTGTATACAGATTCCACCGGGCAGGTATTACCTGACGTGGCCATGGCAGAGCGGTGTATGATCAACGCCGTTTTCTTAACCCCGTCGAAAACATCGAAGCGCTGGTCCAGTGATTGGGTTTCCATGTTTTGGGTGAACTGA
- a CDS encoding M15 family metallopeptidase: MDTRIIPIIIGVMLAIVVGLGVLIYLQFRPAQEIRYASDGEAEFAGPAIDSGARIEIENLRTQIEALEAQIEQLRQEVGDLRSAAPATAPVPGDENLAALPRDGPNQIIDAYAQVVLIASRRNVNDGLRIASPGYLEGVFGKPRENLTSECQSMTNQRLASKLATEQVGPVRVRMLRPALDSLRVVFEKIKATDPDLHDRINTAGALCVRHIRGATGRTSTHAFGLSLDLNIDGRLDRLGDGRTQLGLTILADFFRNEGWYWGAGFSREDSMHFEVSRDLVEKWIAEGKL, from the coding sequence ATGGATACCCGGATCATTCCCATCATCATTGGTGTGATGCTGGCCATCGTGGTGGGCCTGGGCGTGCTGATCTACTTGCAGTTCCGCCCGGCACAGGAAATCCGCTACGCCTCGGACGGAGAGGCAGAATTTGCGGGCCCCGCAATCGACAGCGGCGCCCGTATCGAGATCGAGAACCTGCGCACCCAGATCGAGGCACTCGAAGCGCAGATCGAACAGCTCAGGCAAGAGGTCGGCGATCTGCGTTCAGCGGCACCCGCAACCGCGCCAGTACCCGGCGACGAAAATCTTGCTGCACTGCCCCGCGACGGCCCCAACCAGATCATCGACGCCTATGCCCAGGTTGTTCTGATCGCAAGCCGGCGCAATGTGAATGACGGCCTTCGGATTGCCTCACCTGGTTATCTCGAAGGTGTTTTTGGCAAGCCGCGCGAAAACCTGACAAGCGAATGCCAAAGTATGACCAACCAGCGTCTGGCCTCCAAGCTTGCTACTGAACAGGTCGGCCCGGTGCGCGTACGCATGTTGCGCCCCGCGCTAGACAGCCTCCGCGTCGTGTTCGAAAAGATCAAGGCTACCGATCCCGACCTGCACGACCGGATCAACACGGCCGGGGCGCTCTGCGTGCGGCATATCCGCGGCGCAACCGGGCGGACCTCGACCCACGCATTTGGCTTGTCGCTCGATCTCAACATCGACGGTCGACTGGACAGGCTGGGCGACGGGCGCACTCAGCTTGGCTTGACTATCCTCGCTGATTTCTTTCGCAACGAGGGTTGGTACTGGGGGGCCGGTTTCTCGCGCGAGGACAGCATGCATTTCGAAGTCAGCCGGGATCTTGTTGAAAAGTGGATCGCCGAAGGCAAGCTTTGA
- a CDS encoding OmpA family protein yields MFKHFFLGLGISILAVGTFSGVALAQSTDASELTAEELEQIFQKQKTRGLVLAPTGAQDNTGATDTAATDLPGAETYVELAPDEQVNIQISFDFDSSALRADQQPKLATMCEVMQAVDIEVFRIVGHTDASGSASYNERLSLLRAQEVKRFLVGDCGIAETRLEAVGVGEAFPLNQEDPRADANRRVEFQALS; encoded by the coding sequence ATGTTCAAACATTTTTTTCTGGGACTGGGGATTTCCATTTTGGCGGTGGGTACGTTCTCCGGTGTGGCGCTGGCGCAGTCAACAGATGCCAGCGAGTTGACCGCCGAAGAGTTGGAGCAGATCTTCCAGAAGCAGAAGACTCGCGGGCTTGTTCTGGCGCCCACGGGTGCCCAGGACAACACCGGGGCGACCGACACGGCAGCCACCGACCTGCCGGGCGCCGAAACTTACGTGGAGCTTGCGCCGGACGAACAGGTGAATATCCAGATCAGTTTCGATTTCGACAGTTCGGCTCTGCGCGCCGACCAGCAGCCAAAGTTGGCAACGATGTGCGAGGTGATGCAGGCGGTCGATATCGAAGTGTTCCGGATCGTTGGGCACACCGATGCCAGCGGATCGGCAAGCTATAACGAGCGGCTGAGCCTGCTGCGCGCGCAAGAGGTCAAACGCTTTCTCGTGGGTGACTGCGGCATCGCCGAAACCCGGTTGGAGGCTGTCGGTGTGGGCGAGGCGTTCCCGCTGAACCAGGAAGATCCGCGGGCCGATGCAAACCGGCGGGTGGAATTCCAGGCGCTGAGCTAG
- a CDS encoding serine/threonine-protein kinase, protein MSTSQPSDIFQPGDLLNNTYRIEAMLGRGGTSEVYKARSEISGRVMAIKALRAEFASNEDFLVLMTREEDVREIRHDAVVRYFDTQRMPDGVVYLVMDHVDGPGLDEKLADGGMRASDLLVVGQRVCEGLIAAHDRNIVHRDLSPDNIVLRNDQPGEAVIIDFGIAKDTNPGAETIVGNEFAGKYAYAAPEQLSGQTDARSDIYSLGALLLSTFRGKKPDIGKNPMEVVQRKAEPLDVEGVPDPLRSLIARMCDPKPENRFQSARDLLAGFQDPDSIATAVSAPDTPLEDATVIASANARPAETPVAGAEPIGIPAAARSDAGGSSQGGRGMLGPILAVVILAGASAGAYFSGIFDGLLGPSYPVAEPYALLVEKPSEGAAQAIGNVPSPEVQATLEEAMTQIGGAADLTLASGDIADGWGAGMLDIVTAAAPLDEFRVVLDGNTARVTGLAATREEQSRVQAALTDIVPDSFDLTVSIDLGPRFLLPDTLAPVLDAHADCGRPRLVSPPPIGYALEDRVIVTGRFASAETRTALEGSVAALAGDRPVRIEGEVLNDSLCHIDAVLPRAAPGGYDIRLGFGDRPGENLSGRYVVGDNPTIDVKLPEGETEGFLWVSVVDVKGVVFHLLPNRTRPENSLAALRTEADADGYIRVAYGLDEAEGRLAFNVDGSVLGKSKILALHSDGQLFDELRPTTESAASYADALIAARNEGGFAVDSLDSAILTTEQ, encoded by the coding sequence ATGAGTACGTCGCAGCCATCGGACATCTTCCAACCTGGCGATCTGCTTAACAACACCTACCGGATTGAGGCCATGCTGGGCCGGGGAGGCACCTCCGAGGTCTACAAGGCCCGGTCCGAAATTTCTGGCCGGGTGATGGCGATCAAGGCGTTGCGCGCCGAGTTTGCGTCGAACGAGGATTTCCTTGTTCTGATGACGCGCGAGGAGGACGTGCGCGAAATCCGTCACGACGCCGTGGTACGCTATTTTGATACCCAGCGGATGCCCGATGGCGTTGTCTACCTGGTCATGGACCATGTGGATGGGCCAGGTCTGGACGAAAAGCTGGCCGACGGCGGCATGCGGGCCAGTGACCTTTTGGTGGTGGGCCAGCGCGTTTGCGAGGGTCTGATCGCAGCCCATGATCGAAATATCGTTCATCGCGATCTGTCACCTGACAACATCGTCCTGCGCAACGATCAACCCGGCGAGGCCGTGATCATCGATTTCGGCATTGCCAAGGACACCAACCCCGGGGCCGAGACCATCGTGGGCAATGAATTCGCCGGAAAGTACGCCTATGCCGCGCCCGAACAGTTGAGCGGTCAGACCGATGCGCGGTCCGACATCTATTCGTTGGGTGCGCTACTGCTGTCGACCTTTCGCGGCAAGAAGCCGGACATCGGGAAAAACCCGATGGAAGTGGTCCAGAGAAAGGCGGAGCCGCTGGACGTCGAAGGCGTGCCCGATCCGTTACGCAGCTTGATTGCACGCATGTGCGATCCCAAACCGGAAAACCGGTTCCAATCCGCGCGCGATTTGCTGGCAGGGTTCCAGGACCCCGACAGTATCGCCACGGCGGTGAGTGCGCCAGACACTCCACTGGAGGATGCCACGGTGATTGCGTCGGCGAACGCGCGCCCGGCAGAGACGCCTGTGGCCGGAGCCGAGCCTATTGGTATTCCCGCTGCTGCCCGATCAGATGCAGGCGGTTCGTCGCAGGGCGGGCGCGGTATGCTGGGTCCGATACTGGCGGTCGTGATCCTGGCCGGTGCGAGTGCGGGGGCTTATTTCAGTGGTATTTTCGATGGGCTTCTGGGCCCTTCCTATCCGGTTGCCGAACCCTATGCGTTGTTGGTGGAAAAGCCTTCGGAGGGCGCGGCGCAGGCCATTGGCAATGTGCCCTCGCCCGAGGTGCAGGCAACTCTTGAAGAGGCGATGACACAGATCGGGGGCGCTGCGGATCTCACTCTGGCGTCGGGTGACATTGCCGATGGCTGGGGCGCGGGGATGTTGGACATTGTGACTGCCGCCGCGCCGCTGGACGAGTTCCGCGTCGTTCTGGATGGTAACACGGCGCGTGTGACCGGGTTGGCTGCTACGCGGGAAGAACAATCGCGCGTGCAAGCTGCCCTGACCGATATAGTCCCCGACAGTTTCGACCTGACCGTGTCCATTGACCTTGGGCCGCGATTTCTGTTGCCCGACACGCTGGCTCCGGTTTTGGACGCCCATGCCGATTGCGGCCGTCCGCGGCTGGTCAGTCCGCCGCCGATTGGCTACGCGTTGGAGGACCGTGTGATCGTCACCGGTCGCTTTGCCAGCGCCGAAACCCGCACGGCATTGGAAGGTAGTGTGGCGGCTCTGGCCGGGGACAGGCCTGTTCGGATCGAGGGTGAGGTGTTGAATGACAGCCTTTGCCACATCGACGCAGTGCTGCCGCGGGCAGCGCCTGGTGGCTACGACATCCGCCTGGGGTTTGGCGATCGCCCGGGTGAAAACCTGTCCGGTCGTTACGTGGTGGGTGACAATCCGACCATCGACGTCAAACTGCCCGAGGGAGAAACGGAAGGGTTCCTTTGGGTGTCTGTTGTGGATGTGAAAGGGGTGGTATTCCATCTTTTGCCGAACCGGACGCGGCCGGAAAACTCGCTCGCCGCATTGCGTACGGAAGCCGATGCTGACGGATATATACGCGTGGCCTACGGGTTGGACGAAGCTGAGGGCAGGCTTGCCTTTAACGTCGATGGATCGGTTCTGGGCAAGTCCAAGATCCTGGCTCTGCATTCGGACGGGCAGCTATTCGACGAACTGCGCCCAACCACCGAGAGTGCAGCCAGCTATGCGGATGCGCTGATCGCGGCGCGCAATGAAGGTGGGTTCGCGGTCGACAGCCTCGATTCTGCGATCCTGACCACCGAACAGTAG
- a CDS encoding protein phosphatase 2C domain-containing protein — protein sequence MTHIRFSATTHVGHRRQINEDSILALGDQQVWVVSDGMGGHHGGDFASQTVVDSIAMIDPGLAPADRMKALRDAIVHAHDVIQHEADARGATIGATVVTLVVADHHFAAFWAGDSRLYRLQGGSIDMLTTDHSMVAALVLGGQMTWDEAEQHPQSNAVTRAVGVGDALELDKIRGEILPGDRFLLCSDGLTKYATFDILERVLKREPIETVADTLQQIALDGGGADNISIIVIDVL from the coding sequence ATGACACATATCCGTTTTTCGGCCACGACCCATGTCGGACATCGCCGCCAAATCAACGAGGATAGTATTCTGGCCCTCGGCGACCAGCAGGTCTGGGTGGTCTCCGACGGAATGGGTGGACATCACGGTGGCGATTTCGCCTCCCAAACCGTGGTGGACAGCATCGCGATGATCGATCCCGGACTTGCTCCGGCTGACCGGATGAAAGCGCTGCGCGACGCGATCGTGCATGCACACGACGTGATCCAGCATGAGGCAGACGCACGTGGCGCCACCATCGGCGCCACCGTCGTGACATTGGTGGTGGCCGATCACCACTTCGCTGCCTTCTGGGCCGGGGACAGTCGCCTTTACAGGCTGCAGGGTGGGTCAATCGACATGCTCACAACCGATCATTCCATGGTCGCAGCACTTGTTCTCGGCGGTCAAATGACTTGGGACGAAGCCGAGCAACACCCGCAATCCAACGCTGTCACCCGCGCGGTGGGCGTGGGTGATGCCCTGGAGCTCGATAAGATCCGCGGTGAGATCCTGCCCGGCGACCGTTTTCTGCTCTGCTCCGACGGGCTGACGAAATATGCAACATTCGACATCCTGGAACGCGTGCTCAAGCGAGAACCGATCGAAACCGTCGCGGACACATTGCAGCAGATCGCTCTGGACGGCGGCGGCGCAGACAACATTTCGATCATCGTGATCGACGTGCTCTGA
- the tagF gene encoding type VI secretion system-associated protein TagF: MSAGFGAFGKIPGMGDFLKVNLPASFVQAWDTWLQEGLLALRERMGTGWNDAYLSAPIWRFTLPAGIAGDRAMSGILMASVDRVGRQYPMTIATPHPDTDPALTHFANRTVFEQLEKIALSALDDEIGRDRLMSALDTVTFVAPAHARVSGRTYIGALPAAQVLAADSLTASHGTSALWSAMLQGNHRLMLTRDLPNAAEMQGLFDLSAPLWAQAQVAQTA, from the coding sequence ATGTCAGCCGGCTTCGGAGCGTTCGGCAAGATCCCCGGCATGGGCGATTTTCTGAAGGTGAATCTGCCCGCCAGCTTTGTGCAGGCGTGGGACACCTGGCTTCAGGAAGGGTTGCTTGCACTGCGCGAGCGCATGGGCACGGGCTGGAACGATGCCTATCTTTCGGCACCGATCTGGCGTTTTACCCTACCTGCGGGCATCGCCGGAGATCGGGCCATGTCCGGTATACTGATGGCGTCGGTGGACCGGGTCGGCCGGCAATACCCGATGACCATCGCAACACCGCATCCGGACACCGACCCGGCACTGACCCACTTCGCCAATCGGACCGTGTTCGAGCAACTCGAGAAGATCGCGTTATCGGCGCTTGATGACGAAATCGGCCGCGACCGGCTCATGAGCGCCCTCGATACCGTAACTTTTGTCGCACCGGCACACGCCCGCGTGTCCGGAAGAACGTACATTGGGGCCTTGCCCGCTGCGCAGGTCCTCGCGGCAGACAGCCTGACGGCCAGCCACGGCACCTCAGCGCTGTGGTCCGCGATGTTGCAAGGCAACCACCGCCTCATGCTTACGCGCGACCTGCCAAACGCGGCCGAGATGCAAGGGCTGTTCGATCTTTCGGCCCCGCTCTGGGCGCAGGCACAGGTGGCACAGACGGCATGA